A window from Gossypium raimondii isolate GPD5lz chromosome 7, ASM2569854v1, whole genome shotgun sequence encodes these proteins:
- the LOC105799418 gene encoding pentatricopeptide repeat-containing protein At3g07290, mitochondrial: MFLRKSIAKLPCTYPALNTASFISSYNQTTPQDIAHRASFLINQPNWKTNETLKSFVSHMNPTLAAQVILLQNHHFSLALRFFQWVCQHSTYCYDITSRIHLLKLLVSSNSFRIAHKVVIELIKTCSSNENDLLKLMEALDEMRETSFRLNYPCYSILLMSIAKFSMGFLAFLVYRRMIAEGFALSAIDYGMIINALSKVGFVCQAEMFMSQSLKLGFGLGTHICTSLVLGYCRKKDLSEAFRVLDVMSKSGGCEANSVTYSILIHGLCEIGKVEEAFALKEGMKEKGCQPSIRTYTVLIKALCDDGLIGKALDLVREMIGEGCKPNVYTYTVLIDGLCREGKIKEANGMFRQMEKGGVYPGIVTYNALINGYCKEGKIVSAFELLSLMEKRNCKPNIRTYNELIEGLCRVNRPYKAMILLGRVVNNGLLPNCLSYNILINGFCREGHFDMAFKIFELMNSFGVDTDAYSFTAMIDGLCKQGRLKLANGLLGKMIKKGIEQDEVTFTALMDGFCKSGNTGGASKLLKMMIENGCLKTCHAFNSILHVLSKECELVKQYALFGKILKHGLAPSVVTYTILVGALFQADKVDQSLSVIELMKQVGCPPGVYTYNVMVNGLCQFGRVEVAERILDSMSDLGVSPNHVTYTILVKAHVYAGRLDRALEIVSVMVKNGFQPNSRVYSALLAGFISSNKTTEVAHSRSISPLYVWSPSTAENYDECVSSNILKEMDLEHAFKLRVEIEKFGGSVLDFYNFLIVGLCEVGRIVDAEHLTKDILRQGSYPEKACFSVIDWHSRNSNCNECLKFLDLILSNGFIPSFASYSSVIHCMHTKGNIKEAQRLLSDLMKYNNIGDAKAALPHIEFLVNTDEPEKCIDLLKLIEQMVNRERPVI, from the coding sequence atgtttcTCAGAAAAAGCATCGCCAAACTCCCCTGCACATATCCTGCGCTTAACACTGCTTCTTTCATTTCCTCTTACAACCAAACAACCCCGCAAGATATTGCTCATCGAGCTTCTTTCTTAATCAACCAGCCCAACTGGAAGACCAACGAGACCCTCAAATCCTTTGTTTCCCACATGAACCCCACCCTTGCTGCCCAGGTCATCCTCCTCCAAAACCACCATTTCTCACTCGCTCTCCGGTTTTTCCAATGGGTTTGTCAACACTCCACTTACTGCTACGATATAACTAGTAGAATCCACCTCTTGAAACTGCTCGTATCCTCCAATTCATTTCGAATTGCTCATAAGGTGGTGATTGAACTCATCAAAACCTGTAGTAGCAATGAGAACGATCTTTTGAAGCTAATGGAAGCGCTTGATGAGATGAGGGAGACCAGTTTTCGCTTAAATTACCCTTGTTATAGCATTCTCTTGATGTCAATAGCTAAGTTTAGTATGGGGTTTTTAGCTTTTTTGGTTTATAGAAGAATGATAGCTGAAGGCTTTGCTCTTTCTGCTATTGATTATGGAATGATAATCAATGCTTTATCCAAAGTTGGCTTTGTGTGTCAAGCTGAAATGTTCATGTCCCAATCTTTGAagcttgggtttggattgggtaCTCATATTTGTACTTCTTTAGTATTGGGCTATTGTCGAAAAAAGGATCTCTCGGAAGCCTTCCGGGTGCTTGATGTAATGTCCAAGTCAGGTGGTTGTGAAGCGAATTCAGTTACTTACTCGATTTTAATACATGGTCTATGCGAGATTGGGAAGGTTGAAGAAGCTTTTGCTTTGAAAGAAGGGATGAAAGAGAAGGGTTGCCAGCCGAGTATTCGGACTTACACTGTATTAATAAAGGCTTTGTGTGATGATGGATTGATTGGTAAGGCTTTGGATTTGGTTCGTGAAATGATCGGAGAAGGATGTAAGCCTAATGTTTATACTTATACTGTTTTGATTGATGGGTTGTGCAGGGAAGGGAAGATTAAGGAGGCTAATGGGATGTTTAGGCAGATGGAAAAAGGGGGTGTTTATCCAGGGATTGTAACGTACAACGCTCTGATTAATGGATATTGTAAAGAAGGGAAGATTGTTTCTGCTTTTGAGCTTCTTAGTTTGATGGAGAAACGAAATTGCAAGCCTAATATCCGTACCTATAATGAGCTTATAGAAGGACTGTGTAGAGTCAACAGACCTTATAAGGCAATGATCCTTCTCGGAAGGGTTGTCAACAATGGCTTATTGCCTAACTGCTtgagttataatattttaattaatgggTTCTGCAGAGAAGGCCATTTTGACATGGCTTTCAAGATATTTGAATTGATGAACTCATTTGGGGTTGATACTGATGCATATAGTTTTACTGCTATGATTGATGGGTTGTGCAAACAAGGGAGACTGAAACTCGCAAATGGGCTGTTGGGTAAGATGATAAAAAAGGGAATAGAACAGGATGAAGTGACATTTACTGCACTTATGGATGGATTTTGCAAATCAGGTAACACTGGAGGTGCATCAAAGCTTTTGAAGATGATGATTGAAAATGGTTGTTTGAAGACTTGTCATGCCTTCAACTCAATTCTTCATGTTCTGAGCAAAGAATGTGAGTTGGTAAAACAATATGCCTTGTTTGGAAAGATCCTAAAGCATGGTTTAGCCCCTTCTGTTGTGACTTACACCATATTAGTAGGCGCACTTTTTCAAGCAGACAAGGTTGACCAGTCCTTGAGCGTGATAGAGCTAATGAAACAAGTTGGCTGCCCTCCAGGTGTATACACATACAATGTCATGGTTAATGGCTTGTGTCAATTTGGAAGAGTTGAGGTTGCAGAGAGGATCTTGGATAGCATGTCTGATTTAGGAGTATCCCCAAATCATGTTACATACACTATATTGGTCAAAGCTCATGTTTATGCTGGCAGGTTAGACCGTGCCCTTGAGATTGTGTCCGTTATGGTTAAAAATGGATTTCAGCCCAACAGTCGTGTCTATTCTGCACTACTAGCAGGATTCATTTCTTCAAACAAGACCACTGAAGTAGCACATTCCCGTTCTATCAGTCCTCTATATGTTTGGTCACCATCTACTGCAGAAAATTATGATGAATGTGTTTCCAGTAACATTCTAAAGGAAATGGATCTTGAGCATGCATTCAAGCTCCGagttgaaattgagaaattcgGTGGGTCTGTTTTGGATTTCTATAATTTTCTAATTGTGGGTTTATGTGAAGTCGGAAGAATTGTAGATGCTGAACATCTTACCAAAGATATATTAAGACAAGGTTCATATCCTGAGAAGGCATGTTTTTCTGTGATTGATTGGCACTCTAGGAACAGCAACTGCAACGAGTGCCTCAAGTTCTTGGATCTTATTCTCAGTAATGGTTTCATTCCATCTTTTGCATCTTATTCATCCGTGATCCACTGTATGCATACCAAAGGAAACATCAAAGAAGCTCAAAGACTACTTTCTGACCTCATGAAATACAATAATATTGGGGATGCAAAAGCAGCATTACCACATATCGAGTTCTTGGTAAACACAGATGAACCTGAAAAATGCATAGATCTTCTAAAACTAATTGAGCAAATGGTTAACAGGGAGAGGCCAGTCATCTAA